One Fontisphaera persica DNA window includes the following coding sequences:
- a CDS encoding DUF5069 domain-containing protein has translation MAANLAYPDLTQRPPRSPRVRLGGYVILPRMLDKGRALLAGKNGEYNYACPLDQQWLTFAGVDAEALKAQLAAGLGDGAVLEWIEKNAQHRRHPAEIAAWSAWQEQRTPGAVELRDFFQGVHAKIAPARADIVTWFDLLDLDDYVSFGGQP, from the coding sequence ATGGCCGCGAACCTGGCATATCCGGATTTGACGCAACGCCCGCCGCGCAGCCCGCGCGTGCGCCTCGGCGGTTACGTCATTCTGCCCCGCATGCTCGACAAGGGTCGTGCGCTGCTGGCGGGCAAAAACGGCGAATACAACTACGCCTGCCCCCTGGACCAGCAATGGCTCACGTTTGCAGGGGTGGACGCGGAGGCCCTCAAGGCCCAGCTCGCCGCCGGCCTGGGCGACGGCGCGGTGCTGGAATGGATTGAGAAAAATGCGCAACACCGGCGGCATCCGGCGGAAATCGCCGCCTGGTCCGCCTGGCAGGAGCAACGCACGCCCGGCGCGGTGGAGCTGCGCGATTTTTTCCAGGGCGTGCATGCCAAAATCGCGCCCGCCCGCGCGGACATTGTCACGTGGTTTGACCTGCTGGACCTGGATGATTACGTCTCGTTCGGCGGCCAGCCCTGA
- a CDS encoding GIY-YIG nuclease family protein, translating to MDAHYQVYVLQTPQGRFYIGLSEDVPRRLEQHNQGVSHWTRESGPWTLVYASPPMDLSAARRWENFLKRQKGGEGFYRATGLKRASAGS from the coding sequence GTGGATGCCCACTACCAAGTTTACGTCCTCCAAACCCCCCAAGGCCGCTTCTACATTGGCTTGAGCGAGGACGTGCCCCGCCGCCTGGAGCAGCACAACCAAGGCGTCTCCCACTGGACCCGGGAAAGCGGCCCTTGGACCTTGGTCTATGCCAGCCCGCCCATGGACTTGTCCGCCGCGCGGCGTTGGGAGAATTTCCTCAAACGCCAGAAAGGCGGCGAAGGCTTTTACCGCGCCACCGGATTGAAACGCGCAAGTGCAGGCTCCTAA